The window GTGACTAAAGCCAACATGCCTGCCTCAGTGTCCCCGCCTAAACCACGTCCACCACCCACTGCGTCTCCACTAGTGGCCCCAGGATCAAAGACCGGGGTCTCCACTCCCCCTTGTGGGCTCCTCAAAggcagcaataataataaagccAACAGTGGTGACACTCTGATCATCACATCACCTCGGTCACACGCCCTTTCATCCCCCACGGTCACGGTCCAGAAAACGTTTCAGACACCTCACCTACCCCAGACCCCACACAGTAAACCTACCACTTCCCTTTCTCAAACACTGCCCAGCATTCAGCCACAACCACAGTCTAACTTCATCACGCCTATGCACGCTACTCTCACCAAGTCCATTCACAGCAGCATCCCACCCATCGTCAAACTCACTCCCCGCACACCCAACCCTGTTGTCACCGCTCCCACCTCATCACCAGCCTCCATTTCCCAAAGTCCCAGGTCTCAGGCAACCCCATCCCTACACCAGTACCCTTCCAAAAGCCCAGCAGGTTTCCGCCCGCCGTTCTCAGGTGCCCAAGGAGGAGTGAACAAGCCGGGGCAAAGCAGCTACACTCCTCCAGGCAGCCAGAAGACCcccaacaacagcaacagcagcaccaCCAACACCAGCCTTATTAACACCTCATCCATAAGCAAGCATTCAGGATCCAGTGCCTCCCCCACTACGGCCTCTGCCAATCAAGGTCAGCGCCAGAGGTCCGGGGGCGGGACACCTCAGGGGGCCAAACCAGTCACATCTGTCCCATTGTCATCTGTCTCTTCTCAGTTGCCACAGGTTTGTAGCTCCAGTATGCCCACGTTAGTAACATGCATTCATGCACCACATGTATACAGTGTAGCCAATGGATTATTCACCACATTTAAACCATAAATCTGTTTAAGGAAACCaccttcttcctgtttaaaaaatCGCAACCTATTTTCCGCTCAAGGTGTCCACGGCAGGAAGCAGCAATCTGCTCAGCTCGGCCTCGTCTCTTCCGCTCGGGTTCGGGATGCTGGGGGGGCTGGTGCCTGTGTCGCTGCCCTTCCAGTTCCCCTCACTGTTAAACCTGCCTTCGCTGAGTGCAGCAAGCtccaacacagcagccagcagctctgcagccagtagcagcgcaccgttctccacccTGACCCAGAGTGAGTGATGCACGCGGGGCACATGCACTCATTGTACTGGGGGAATTTAGATCATGCACCAGGTGCAAATCTAAAATTTATGGCATTGCCTTCTTTATGATATGACATTATGcaagcactgtgtgtgtgaggctgtcGGGGTGCGTGTTTGCcgttgtgtgcgtgtgtgtgggggtgtttcCTGTGTAGggcttgttttgtgttgtgttctCATTtatcaccatgttttgtgtctaAATgtaagctttgtaattaatgtAAGACATTATtccatttttgtttgcttcttttctcCCCATCAATTCTGTATTACATTatgcttcctctcctctcacaCATTTGGCCTTACACTTCTGTCTTCATCGCCTCCTTTCTGGCTGTCACTCTCCTCTCACTCCTTTCTTCTCCTGCTCTTCGACTCATGTTTCTCCTCCAACCTCCTTGTTCTGTTGGTATTCGTTCCTCCCATCTTCTCCCTCTTCGTTTCTTGTCGCCCTGTCCTGTCTCCTCAGATCTGTATAAGAGCCTCCAGTCAGGGTCTCAGGTTGCTCTGCCTCCTCACTTGCAGCTCGCTTTCTCAGGTAAAATCtgaccctccctccctccacctcAAAGCCTGCTCCTTCTCGCCTCTCTTGCCTTTCAAGTGTCTAATGTTCTCTGTCTCGGGTTGTCCCTTTTTTCTGTCCGGTCCTGTTCTCATCTGTTGGTGGCAGCATGCCTTACAAGCggtcttttctgttttttttttttctctttttaaagctgtgttttgttATGTAAAGTTTTCACTGACATTTTAAACCCTGTGCTGTTCCTGTCCAGATGTCAGTCAGAGCCAGGGAGGAGACGCTAAGAGGAAGACTCTATGATCCAGCTGACCCAGCCGATGCAGTCCAACGAAATGGCGACATGTTGGGACAGTGGGGACAGACAGACCACACATAACTGGGGTCTGAATTACAGACTGGGCTGCATTACCTTTTGAGAAGATCAGCTCAACCATTCTTGACTACCacagttaaaaataacatttttaaatcaatgaCAACTTTTAAATCTTTGAGCTGTTAAATTAAATGGCAAATACAGTTTGCCAATGTTTACACAATAGACCTATATCACTGTGGACAGggagaaatgaatgaatgggaTTTATAGTGGAGTgagggtgtgggtgtgtgtgtgtgtgtgtgtgtgtgagtgtgtgtgaacttGTTTGGTTGCTCGCTGGGACTGTGTGCCTTTCGTATGGCTCCCTTTCTGATGCATGGTCAGTGTGTCTACTTGGTGCTGTTTTTATCATAATGTAATTATCACTGATACCTGTAAGAAATGTAAACAGCAAATTGTTGAATttgagcttttttgttttgtttgttttttttaaaaaaaaaaaaaagctgttgttTTCATTGTACTTGAATTCTTGGATGAATTTGTTCCTGTATAGAACTCAAGCTgacttttaattaaaatctttcTCTTGAAATGAGTCCTTTGAGCAGGGTCATGAAAGTTAGGTGAGGCCAAAGTGTTGAGGAAATGCTTCCCCAGGACCAtaggctgtatataaaagatggacatgacCTACTGGTTAGCATTTTGAAACCAGGTGTGACAAATGAAAGCTTAGAACAATGTACACTCACATGATGACTCAAAGTCTACCCTACTTTATCCTCTGCTTTGGCGATAAGGGGGACATTGAGCCCTTAACCTCATGAGGACAGTGTTTGCTGACATCATTAAAGAAGTGAGACTTGGTTTCATTTTCCCAGACCTCTCATCTTCCTGTACAGGCTGAGGTTATTTctaaaaagcaaacagaggcACCACTAACAGTGAAAAGTGTCCAGATTATTCCCCCTTCAACAGCACAACACTAAAGTAATTAAGTGATGTCTGGAGGGTTATGAAGTTGGTTCAGTTGCCATACACTGTCACCAAAAGctttcacacatgaacctgagtgacatctcattcttaatcccTGGGGTTTATCATGTCAGCCCACCCGttgcagctataacaacttCAACTCTTCAGGTAAggatttccacaaggtttaagtgtttctggaagaatggtcaaaaattcccagaaacactcctaaacctgatgttggatgaggaggcctggctcgcagtcatgttggaacaggaaggggccatccccaaactgttcccacaaagttgggagaatgaaactgtcccaaatgtctcggtatgctgaagcattaagggttcctttcactggaactaaggggccgagcccaactccagaaaaacaaccccacaccataaccccccccctccaccaaactttacacttggcacagtgcacaTACAGGTACTGTTCCCCTGGTAACCACCAAACCccaagtgtgattcatcactccagagaacacgtctccactgctcaagagtccagtggtggtgtgctttacaccactgcatccaacactttgcatgtAAGGCTCGGATGCAgttgctcagccatggaaacccattccatgaagctgtctacacactgttcttgagctaatctgaaggacacatgaagtttggaggtctgtagtgatcacctctgcgcactatgaacctcagcatccactgaccacactatgtgattttacgtggcctactgctttgagttgctgtcgttccaatcacttccacttggttataataccactaacagctgactgtggaatatttagcagtgaggaaatttgttgcacaggtggcatcctatcacggtaccatgctggaattcactgagctcctgagagcgacccattctttcacaaatgtttgtagaagcagtctgcatgcctgggtgcttggtttatacacctgtggccatggaagtgactggaacacctgaattcaataatttggatgagtgagtgaatacttttggcagtactGTGTATAATGATCAGCTACACTGTGGATAGCCACAGCTGTGGTTAGGATAACATTAACACATTAGCACTGGGAACAGGCAGGATGAAAGTTAAAGTGGTTCCGTCGAAAGTATGCATTGATGGTGCCCGACCGGCAGACACACAAGCCATCATTTAGcagaaaaacactaaaaacagaaacttgaGTCAAATAATGCATGATAACCCCCAATCCACAATACAAGGCTAGCTATTCATATATTGCTGCAGGTTAGATCCCTTGCTATGAAAAAGTCCTGATCCTAAGCCTAAAGTCCACACTGAAATCTTACTCAGCCTAGGATGACTGCATTTGATGTCTGGAACACtgagttctaaaaaaaaaaaaaaaaacataatagcTCAAATGCCAAAGGAGtagtgctaataataataatgatgatgatgatgaggcaAAGAACAGAAATAGTGCCGTTGAGTCCTCACTTCCCTTAACAAGTAGATACAATCAGACCtctttttttaagtagaggagttgccccctgctggccaccgGAGAGAATGCTGATTTGAGATATTTCAGTGTTGGCTCCTCTTTTCAGTCCTGGAAGCTACTTCCaccttttacatacagtctgtgcTCTGGACTGCGTACACAGTGGTATTGTTAAGAGAATGTCAAAGTACAACATGACACATTAATGGGCAGTGTACATTTAATTGACCCTTGATTTAGCTATTAAATCAATTTATAGTTCTTAATGAAACCCAGCATAAACCAGACATGACAAATGTAAAGGTACTCAACAATAATGAATGTTCAAGTGTTTGACACACTTTGACATCAACTCAAATGAACAGAGTCCAACAAGTAACAAGCAagacaaaacaattaaaaatgggaaaaaaaaaagagggggggttCAATCTAAGCAGTTTGTGAATGACTGTAAAATGAAGGGCAACTTGAGCTGGCAGTACATGAGGTGGTCAGGATTGGCGGGCCCTCGTAGGTAGTTTTCCCCCAGCAAAGCACTTCACTTTCACCTCCCGGAGTCTACTTGACCAGAGGCCTGGTTTTGTCGTCGTCGCCACACTGGTGGGCTTTGTACTTTTTCACCTCAGCCATGTACTTAGACCAAGCATCGCTCTTGCCTGGCTCAGCCTGCGGGGTGAGAAGGCAGAGGTTAATACCTGTGGGAATGAGAAGACTTAAAAATTATCATCTTCCCCACTTACGTCTGTGTCCTGTTTCTGCTTCTTCGCAACAATGCCGGTCTTTAGGAACACACCGCCTCTCCGCTTCCCCACCTGGGTTAGGGGATAGAAGACTGAAACCGTTATACGAGCTCTTGCAGGTGGACTGCCAATGAAGGAGACTACACCAGAGCAGAAGGTCTACATTTAGTCTCGCACCACCAGCGAAACCATCAGTGAGGATCATCCCTACTCTTTACTGAGCTACCATTTGCTTTATACCATCACTGTGTTTTtttactgaaatatttcagGGATAATACAATCGCTGGCATAATGTATCAAATACTGATAACAATGACATGTCAGCCATTATAGCAATAACTCAAGTGCCAGTAAGCCTGTCATATCAGTGCACAGTGCTTCACTTTGGATGCGAGTGGATCTACTATCTCATCTTACAACTGCTAAACCCCTTACAAAGCTCGTCACGGGAAGGGCCTTCTTTTCCACTGTTGTCTGTCCTTGCTCGGTGGCTTTGGCACCTCCACCTGTTTGCTGCAtctcctttttcctcctctcctcctcctccatcttcttcttgAACAACTCCATGAAGCTGCCGTCGTTAGCGAACAGGTTTCCCCCGGGCACCGGGGCTTTGCTTGATGTCTGTGCGGGGCTGCTCGAGGGGGACGCAGGGCTGCCGCAGCTGGAGTCCTCGCTGCTGCCACCGCCACCGCTTGTTTGAGGTTTGCCGTGTGAGCGCTTTGGATCCATAGTTCCAGGGGAAAACAGGCACAGTCCCGCTGTGTGTTAGTTGTGTAACACGTATGGCTTTGTTGTGTAGTTGGCCTCTGAAGGAGAGCACTACCAGCACGCTCCAAGACGAGCTGGACCCCACCCGCTCTTCAATATGAAAACGTCcgtatatatattttaaatcagaTCAGCTGCACAGTCCAGTTTGGGGAAATATAAGGcgaagtatttaaaaaaaaaaaaaaaaaaaaaagccaaaaggcTCTCCAAAGTCAGCCCTCCAGCACACAGTCCCGTTccctgacaaaaacaaaagcagcgcTGGGTTAGCTGCTAACGTGGCTAACGCTGAGGGCTAATGCCCGGTTCGGTAAGGCCTCTGCTGACGATCAAACTTAACTACGACCTCCCAGCTCACGTGCGGACCGTATTACAATGTAAACATACCGCTACAGCACACGATAATGTTCACGCACCTGCAACAAACACCAAAAACTTCGAAGGCTTTACGAACAGATATGGCCAACTTTCACAATCCATCACCTTCGCTCCGCcatatttaatttttctctGGTGACATCACGTGGCGGCTGTGTGGCGCCTCCTGCTGTGCCGGAAGTGAAAttgatatggaaaaaaaaaagacagttaaTACACACCCTATTTGTATAGCTGCACGTGAACTCTGTCCTGTACTTTGACAGTTACATAAATGCTAATTGTAATCCACCCCATTAAAGAATTATAACCTCATTATGTAAAATGcttttgagcaacagttctccagactttctgaaggtgattcaaaattcttttttggacactggctgttttttcactcattttcagtccagtccttgtagcTGATCATTTTTAGAGaaatttctttgtgtttaagccacttaacactgacctatgaatcattccaacattaaaaaaaaggaacctAACTCAAGGAATGAACCGGTGTTGTCTCTACATAAagaacttagcaaagaaccaattttaaattgtatctttaaacACTTTGTTACAAGCAGcttgtcacaaaaacataatttgttcctttttctttagttgaatcgaTGAAAAGTGCCAATGATAATCTGACAgacataaaacagtatttttggaCCAGCAAGGTTATTCCCAAttagctattagctgaaaatttgGCATATGGCATGgtatgcagtgtgtccttaaaaacattgaggaaactggaccaGTGGAGGACAAAACAAGTGTCAGATCTAAAAAcgatctacagcagatgaacagtatctgaaagtcttcTCCttaaagacctgacacaggacctgagagatgcatctgggccttcagctgatccatctactgttcagtgaagcttcatcagaaatggtctcagtggaaaggtggctgtcaaggagacattcttaaggaaggaaagagggagaaaaggctgaggtatgccacattacacaagaactggacttaAAATCAGTGGTGACAGGTCTGATGAaatttttagtttaatttagtttgtcatgaatatgtacagaggaggtcaggagagaggtacaacagagagtgtctacagccatctgtaaaacacagtcaaggctctgtcatggtttggggctgtacttcagccagtggtgctgggcaaaattgatggaattatgaatccagaaaagtaccatcaaagtttgatccaccatgcaatgccatctgattggcaagagcttcatttttcagcatgcggtaaaaacatacctgaatagaaacacacacacacacacacacacacacacacaaaatggagCACCATCAGTCAttgattggcctccccagagcccggacctcaacattattgaagcagtgtgggatcacgtcaacagagaacagaacaaaaaggcataaacatccaaagaagagctttgaatgtccttcatgaagcctggagaagctttcctgaagactgcttaaagaaatgagcagactgtgctgaagaataaaggtggtcacaccaaatattgactaacaagcttgttagaattgtacaaactctgtttttgcattgtgttgttgttgttcatcatGTCTGAATGTGCCACTTTGTTGAGGCATGCTCGTGGAAAGTGGTGTGATGGATAAACAATGCCTTCACCGTTGTGACAGTTGCACAAAGGATGTGAGAAGTTTGACTAATCGGTTTGGCCTTTAGACTGTGACGGAATTCAAGTCTACCCACAAGAAGGCCCGAACTGATAAAACCTGGGTTGGTGGTTTTTCTCAGACCTTTCTGGGTGAGTATTCTGAAATCAGTGGGAACTACTGTGGGAAGAGTCTTTGAATGCACTAGAAAGGAGAACACAAGATGCTGTCTTTAACTTAAGATCCCATTTATTTGTAGTGCAAAAGTAGAACAGAAAGGACTACAAATCTTTTAACCCTGTGTCAAGTACATTATGCTATAATCTAATAGACCATTTCATGATGCAAACCTTCACACCATGCATATGTGCAGCAAAGATAATGGACTATATGCCATAAATAtcaactaaaaagaaaaaggaaaaaaaaaatgtgtttacacaACAGCAGGACTGGTCTGTGTAGATCATAGCACACTGTTAGAGGCAAGTACAGGTCACAGGACAGCAGCTCTGACATGGGACACATTAAAATAACTTGATCCATCTAAAAAGGAAACCTGGGCGGTCGTAAAAGGAAGGCAGACGTAGTGTTTGACAAATGTGCCATGTATCACCCGCTCAGGCTTTTTTATCTGCCGTCGATTTCCTGTCAACAGAAAAATTCCAGTGCAATTGAACACCACATTTCCTTCCAGCTCAGTTCAACTGTAAACAACGCCTAGCAGCATCAAACAGCCATCAGCtgagtcatttttcatttttttagtgtCATTATCAGGGACTCAACATTGTGTTTCCCAGCTTCTGTGTTTAAAGTGGAGAGTGCAGTTAGATCCTACCCACAATCTGACCCCCTGCTCCGAGGGCCGTATGGATGGGAattagagggggaaaaaattacaggcaacacaggaaaaaaaaaaaactgaggaaaaaaaaaaaattacacaaaagtcATATCGCCAGACATGAGCACAAACCTGCAGTGTGACAGAAAAACAGTGTTGACACTGCAAACATGTCAGTGTTCAGTCTCGTCTATAAAGGGGTAGCACTGGAGACGTCTGCGAGGCACTGAACAAACCCACCCTTCTAGAGAGAAAGTGCTTTGGTGTGAAAATATGGTGAAAATATTTATAGAAGACATTTTTCAGATCTAAGATttagggagggaaaaaaaaaaaacacatcaaaatgaATACAGAAGAAATCAAGACTAATGCAGTTACACACCCTcatgatttttacatttttttcaaggTCTTTCAAATTTAAGCTAGAAATAAAAAGCTACAAGCAAATTCTCAAATATATAAAACCAAGATGTAGTGAATGTGATGATCTGCTGTAGTGGAGGTATAAGGGTAGCTTGTGCAGCTTTGTTCTTTAGCACTTAAGAGTACATCTTCCATCTACGTAATAACTTCATCATTACCACATATAAACTGGAACCTGACAAAACTTGTTCCAGTTCTGTCTTATAGTGTAAcataaaaagattttaaaaaaaaaaaaaaaaaaagatttaaaataggtgctgggaaaaaaaaaataaaggagtgAGTCCAGAGGCTACAGGAGAAATAAATCACCTTAAAAGGTGAGGTATAACCTCTTCTTAAGGCCTAGAACGCCTACTTTTTAACAAAGCGGTACCGCTCTGCTCTGGAGTCctacagagaaaataaatattctcaCATCAGTAagagccagcagggggcagcagcagcatgacaaAAACTCTGAGGTGCAGTGATCCAGTGAAGGCATAAAAAGGCAAAAGACACACAGAGTTCAGAGGAAGCCGATCACCCTGTGTTAGCTATGCTTCATTTTAGTCTAACTGTCCTGGCTTGATGTCTCATCTCGGGTGGATGGGTCGCGTCAGGCCCCTCCTGGCGTTGGTGGACTGTCTCTGCTGGGCGAGGAAGGACATGGCTTGGTTGGAGGAACCAAGCCGCTCACCAGACATTTTCTGATGCAGCGCCATACCCTGAGGCAGACAGGCCAGAGGAAAGAGAACGATGAAGGAGTGAAGGATTAGGTGCTGCGGATGTAGTTTGTGTCTGATGTCTTGTGTATTTGCACACTCGCTCACCATGTTGTACCAAGCAGAAATGATGAGTTTCTCCTCTTGGTCATGTCTGGCTCGGCT is drawn from Archocentrus centrarchus isolate MPI-CPG fArcCen1 chromosome 8, fArcCen1, whole genome shotgun sequence and contains these coding sequences:
- the trir gene encoding telomerase RNA component interacting RNase; amino-acid sequence: MDPKRSHGKPQTSGGGGSSEDSSCGSPASPSSSPAQTSSKAPVPGGNLFANDGSFMELFKKKMEEEERRKKEMQQTGGGAKATEQGQTTVEKKALPVTSFVGKRRGGVFLKTGIVAKKQKQDTDAEPGKSDAWSKYMAEVKKYKAHQCGDDDKTRPLVK